From a region of the Candidatus Methylacidiphilales bacterium genome:
- a CDS encoding N-acetylmuramoyl-L-alanine amidase has protein sequence MVRINSLAMWVLLWILSWCFLPVHANTLSYVLQRAEDNQHATIQFYLSANQSVKAYELQAPRRLLISFEQTQTDISALLAQLSRLKNDFVSEITVEQKNSTLFATFIYATKNISIQQELKTNNVVIRFIKDLSTTPTTPISASAAPSPAITQPTTSLVPKKSITGNAQRLVIVIDPGHGGKDPGALGKKVYEKQINLRAALMLKEKLEKIPSVVVKLTRDKDVFVELQDRVEFAQKYRAGLFISLHSDSAHNTKANGASVFALSIIAASSKSKRLLDRPGDAVLGYGKIELRSIPKDLAKTLLDLSQKSLIHSTALGAMLLPEISKVSAIHNHQVQQAAFQVLKSFDFPSLLIEMGFLSNRKDEQNLLNSTWLDTLTNAIAKGIKKFLTTNVNFIQLYGNE, from the coding sequence ATGGTAAGAATTAACAGCTTAGCAATGTGGGTATTACTCTGGATACTGTCATGGTGTTTTTTACCAGTTCACGCTAACACACTTTCATATGTGTTACAGCGCGCTGAAGACAATCAACACGCCACGATACAATTTTATCTTAGCGCTAATCAATCAGTGAAGGCGTATGAGCTACAAGCCCCGAGAAGACTTCTAATTTCTTTTGAGCAAACTCAAACAGATATTTCTGCGTTATTAGCACAACTATCTCGCTTAAAAAATGACTTTGTTTCTGAGATTACTGTCGAGCAAAAAAATTCTACCCTATTTGCGACTTTTATATACGCTACTAAAAACATTTCTATTCAGCAGGAATTAAAAACAAATAATGTAGTGATACGATTCATTAAAGATTTAAGCACCACCCCCACCACCCCCATCTCCGCTTCCGCCGCACCATCTCCAGCTATTACCCAACCTACAACATCACTGGTTCCAAAAAAATCAATCACAGGTAATGCACAGCGGTTAGTCATTGTCATAGATCCTGGCCATGGAGGCAAGGATCCTGGGGCGCTCGGAAAAAAAGTATATGAGAAGCAAATCAATCTCAGAGCCGCCTTAATGCTTAAAGAAAAGTTAGAAAAAATACCTTCGGTAGTGGTTAAACTCACCCGCGACAAGGATGTATTTGTGGAACTTCAAGATAGGGTGGAGTTTGCGCAAAAATACCGAGCCGGTCTATTTATTTCGCTCCATTCTGACTCAGCGCATAACACCAAGGCCAATGGTGCAAGTGTTTTTGCTCTTTCTATTATCGCAGCGTCGAGCAAGTCTAAGCGTTTATTAGATCGGCCGGGAGATGCTGTGTTGGGCTATGGAAAAATTGAATTGCGTTCTATACCAAAAGACCTAGCAAAAACCTTGCTTGATTTAAGTCAAAAAAGCTTAATCCATTCCACTGCGCTTGGTGCTATGTTATTGCCAGAAATTAGCAAAGTATCTGCCATCCACAATCATCAAGTGCAACAGGCGGCGTTTCAAGTGCTGAAGTCTTTTGATTTCCCCTCGTTGCTTATAGAAATGGGTTTTTTATCTAATCGCAAGGATGAGCAAAATCTCTTAAATTCGACTTGGTTAGATACGTTAACTAATGCTATTGCAAAAGGGATAAAAAAATTCTTAACTACTAATGTTAATTTTATTCAATTATATGGAAATGAATAA
- the tsaE gene encoding tRNA (adenosine(37)-N6)-threonylcarbamoyltransferase complex ATPase subunit type 1 TsaE, with product MNNTEEDLFPFFQEIKNTIADKQVIIHLEGELGSGKTFFANQLLAFLHCLEIVKSPTYSIIEWYSLERATVAHIDLYRISSELELHPLGLDQVYQQCDLILIEWASLWESYLPKPNHTLTFLFQNQIRQIALMSW from the coding sequence ATCAACAATACTGAAGAAGATTTATTTCCTTTTTTTCAGGAAATAAAAAATACTATTGCTGACAAACAAGTGATTATTCATCTTGAAGGCGAACTCGGATCAGGTAAAACTTTTTTTGCAAACCAATTACTTGCGTTTTTACATTGTCTTGAAATAGTCAAAAGCCCTACCTATTCAATTATTGAATGGTATTCGTTAGAGCGGGCAACCGTGGCCCATATAGATTTATATAGAATTAGCTCGGAACTGGAGTTACATCCACTCGGACTAGATCAAGTCTATCAGCAATGTGATTTAATTTTGATTGAGTGGGCTAGCCTATGGGAGTCATACCTCCCAAAACCGAACCACACCTTGACTTTTTTATTCCAAAATCAAATTAGACAAATAGCGCTCATGTCATGGTAA
- the sppA gene encoding signal peptide peptidase SppA: MDEQSVLKDIVLTSIKENRKTQRWAIFFRLLFWGYLFFVTFIVARLIFSENQSTTSSTQKNHIALIRLEGVIDSLNHTTNSNSIIDSLENAFKNKNSQAVILYINSPGGSAVESDIIFRAIRELSKTYPKKNIVAVAGEYAASGGYYIASACKKIYANNASIVGSIGVRFDSFGFSELMKRYGVERRLYTAGDHKDLLDPFSPSKDRDKKYLITMLNEIHKTFIASVKEGRGDRLKESEPLFDGRAWVGSQALGLGIIDEIGDYRSVAKSIDANASLIDYSPKLSVMEELASNLGIRSLVTTLNHPSPITLLP; encoded by the coding sequence ATGGATGAGCAATCAGTTTTAAAAGACATTGTACTGACCAGTATTAAAGAGAATCGCAAAACCCAACGCTGGGCGATTTTTTTTAGATTGTTATTTTGGGGGTATCTTTTTTTCGTTACTTTTATAGTTGCCCGTTTGATTTTTTCAGAAAACCAAAGCACCACTTCTTCAACTCAGAAAAATCATATTGCACTGATTCGCTTAGAAGGGGTTATAGATTCTTTAAATCACACCACCAATTCTAACTCGATTATTGATAGCCTTGAAAATGCATTTAAAAATAAAAATAGTCAGGCCGTTATTTTATATATCAATAGCCCAGGGGGGAGTGCTGTGGAAAGTGATATTATCTTTCGTGCAATTAGGGAATTATCAAAAACATACCCTAAAAAAAATATTGTTGCCGTAGCGGGCGAGTACGCTGCCTCTGGGGGTTACTATATCGCATCGGCATGCAAAAAAATTTATGCAAATAACGCAAGTATTGTCGGATCAATTGGAGTTCGTTTTGATAGTTTTGGTTTTTCAGAACTCATGAAACGCTACGGCGTGGAGCGTAGACTCTACACTGCTGGAGATCACAAGGATTTGCTTGACCCCTTTTCCCCTTCTAAAGATCGCGACAAAAAATATCTTATAACTATGCTTAACGAAATACATAAGACTTTTATTGCTTCAGTTAAGGAAGGGAGAGGTGACAGGCTAAAAGAGTCAGAACCACTATTTGATGGTAGGGCTTGGGTAGGCTCGCAGGCCTTGGGATTGGGAATTATAGATGAAATTGGTGATTATAGATCTGTAGCCAAATCTATTGATGCAAATGCATCATTGATTGATTATTCTCCAAAATTATCGGTAATGGAGGAATTGGCATCAAATCTCGGAATACGTAGTTTAGTAACTACATTGAATCACCCATCCCCCATCACATTACTCCCATAA
- a CDS encoding RluA family pseudouridine synthase: protein MRFRTTIIGADQSLRRLDHFIKSLLPRISTSLIQKLIRVKKITINGAKSKAHYRLQEGDLVMHPDMMESQSRGEQEYDVKVTQIWKSRILFENEDFIIINKPPGLAVHGGTQIKSTVLTELSRFYPETIKLHLAHRLDRLTSGCLCVAKNHLFLRHFHRLLLLSEVRKNYLAILNGVAPWSYITVNKKLQIIRSDVGGQKRSVVAEEGKDAESKFELLKTNQKYSLVRIAITHGRLHQIRAHAKYLALPILGDSWYDDSAPKHSPLFLHAESISFIDHHGSQHAFRCQPPSYFDSIM, encoded by the coding sequence ATGCGTTTTAGGACAACCATTATTGGCGCAGACCAGAGTTTGCGAAGATTAGATCACTTTATTAAGAGTCTTTTACCGAGGATTTCCACTTCGTTGATTCAAAAGCTTATTCGAGTTAAAAAAATTACTATTAATGGAGCAAAAAGTAAAGCACATTATCGGTTACAGGAAGGGGATCTGGTCATGCACCCAGACATGATGGAAAGCCAATCTAGGGGTGAGCAAGAGTATGATGTAAAAGTTACCCAAATCTGGAAGTCGAGAATTTTGTTTGAAAATGAGGATTTTATAATAATTAACAAACCTCCTGGACTCGCGGTGCATGGGGGGACACAGATTAAAAGCACCGTACTAACAGAGCTTTCTCGTTTTTATCCTGAGACCATAAAACTGCATCTTGCACACCGATTAGATAGGCTAACGAGTGGGTGCTTATGTGTGGCGAAAAATCATTTATTCTTAAGGCATTTTCATCGGTTACTCTTGCTTAGTGAGGTTCGTAAAAATTACCTTGCGATTTTAAATGGCGTTGCTCCCTGGAGCTATATCACCGTTAATAAGAAACTTCAAATTATCCGATCTGATGTTGGTGGTCAAAAACGAAGCGTGGTGGCTGAAGAAGGTAAGGACGCAGAATCAAAATTTGAGCTATTAAAAACCAATCAGAAATATAGTTTGGTGCGTATTGCTATTACCCATGGAAGGTTGCATCAAATTAGAGCCCATGCAAAATATCTGGCTTTACCGATCCTTGGCGATAGTTGGTATGATGACAGCGCGCCTAAACACTCCCCGCTATTCTTACATGCAGAATCAATTTCATTTATTGACCATCATGGTAGTCAACATGCGTTTCGTTGCCAGCCTCCTTCATACTTTGATTCTATAATGTAA